A part of Dasypus novemcinctus isolate mDasNov1 chromosome 5, mDasNov1.1.hap2, whole genome shotgun sequence genomic DNA contains:
- the OR6B1 gene encoding olfactory receptor 6B1: MEVDNQTRVIKFILVGFPGTCGMRAMVFLMFLVAYILTVAENVIIILLVQQNRPLHKPMYFFLANLSFLETWYISVTVPKLLFSFWSVNNSISFIHCMIQLYFFIALMCTECVLLAAMAYDRYVAICRPLHYPTVMSHGLCFRLALGSWAVGFGISLAKIYFISRLSFCGPNVINHFFCDISPVLNLSCTDMSIAELVDFVLALVIFLIPLFITVLSYGCILATVLRMPTGKQKAFSTCASHLVVVTIFYSATIFMYARPRAIHAFNMNKVISVFYAIITPALNPFIYCLRNREVKEALKKLAYCQAIQSD; this comes from the coding sequence ATGGAAGTGGACAACCAGACTCGGGTCATTAAGTTCATTCTGGTGGGGTTTCCTGGAACCTGTGGCATGCGTGCCATGGTGTTCCTGATGTTCCTTGTGGCCTATATCTTGACAGTGGCAGAAAATGtgatcatcatcttgctggtgCAACAGAACCGGCCTCTGCACAAGCCTATGTATTTCTTTCTGGCCAACCTGTCCTTCCTAGAGACCTGGTATATCTCTGTGACTGTGCCTAAGTTGCTGTTTAGTTTTTGGTCTGTGAACAACAGCATCTCTTTCATTCACTGCATGATACAACTTTACTTCTTTATTGCACTCATGTGCACAGAATGTGTGCTTCTGgctgcaatggcctatgaccgttATGTGGCCATCTGCCGCCCACTGCACTATCCCACCGTCATGAGCCATGGGCTCTGCTTCCGCCTGGCTCTTGGTTCCTGGGCCGTTGGCTTTGGAATCTCTTTGGCTAAGATCTATTTTATCTCCCGTCTCAGCTTCTGTGGCCCCAATGTCATCAATCACTTCTTCTGTGACATCTCTCCAGTGCTTAACCTCTCCTGCACAGACATGTCCATAGCTGAGTTGGTGGACTTTGTCTTGGCACTGGTCATTTTTCTCATTCCACTTTTTATCACTGTTCTTTCCTATGGATGCATTCTGGCTACTGTTCTACGTATGCCCACAGGAAAGCAGAAAGCTTTCTCCACTTGTGCTTCCCACCTTGTAGTGGTCACTATTTTCTATTCAGCCACTATTTTCATGTATGCCCGGCCCCGAGCCATCCATGCCTTCAATATGAACAAAGTTATTTCTGTCTTCTATGCCATTATTACTCCTGCTCTCAACCCTTTCATTTATTGCCTAAGAAACCGAGAGGTCAAAGAGGCTCTGAAGAAACTAGCCTATTGTCAGGCCATCCAATCTGACTAG
- the LOC101432627 gene encoding trace amine-associated receptor 7a-like, whose amino-acid sequence MTITPGIKKENMSSDLSPPAVVQLCYEDLNGSCVKTPYTPGPRLVLYTVFGFGSVLTVFGNLLVIISILHFKQLHSPANFLVASLASADFLVGITVMPFSTVRSVESCWYFGESYCKFHSCFEGSFCYASIYHLCFISIDRYIAVTDPLIYPTRFTTSVSALCIAFSWLLSSIYSFSLLYTGANEVGLEDLVSALTCVGGCQVAVNQNWVLINFILFFIPTLVMIIVYSKVFLVAKQQARNIESMSNKTTKSSESYKSRVAKRERKAAKTLGIAVIAFLISWSPYFIDTIIDAFLGFITPAYIYEILVWFAYYNSAMNPLIYAFFYPWFRKAIKLIVSGKVLRENSSTINLFSE is encoded by the coding sequence ATGACAATTACTCCAGGTATAAAAAAGGAGAACATGAGCAGTGATTTGTCCCCTCCTGCAGTGGTTCAATTGTGCTACGAGGACCTGAATGGATCCTGTGTCAAAACTCCCTATACCCCAGGCCCCCGACTGGTTCTATACACAGTCTTTGGCTTTGGGTCTGTGCTGACTGTATTTGGAAACCTCTTGGTGATTATTTCAATTCTTCATTTCAAGCAGCTGCATTCTCCTGCCAATTTTTTGGTGGCCTCCCTGGCCAGCGCTGACTTCTTGGTGGGAATTACAGTGATGCCCTTCAGCACAGTGAGATCTGTGGAGAGTTGCTGGTACTTTGGGGAAAGTTATTGTAAATTTCACTCTTGCTTTGAAGGCTCATTCTGTTATGCTTCTATCTACCACTTGTGTTTTATTTCTATCGATAGATACATTGCAGTCACTGACCCTCTGATCTACCCAACCAGGTTTACAACATCTGTTTCCGCCCTATGTATTGCCTTCTCCTGGCTCCTCTCCAGTATTTATAGTTTTTCCCTTCTTTACACAGGGGCAAATGAAGTCGGGCTAGAGGATCTAGTAAGTGCTCTCACCTGTGTGGGAGGCTGTCAAGTGGCAGTGAATCAAAATTGGGTATtgataaattttatattatttttcatacCCACACTTGTGATGATAATTGTTTACTCCAAGGTTTTCCTCGTAGCTAAACAACAGGCTAGAAATattgaaagcatgagcaataagaCTACAAAATCATCAGAGAGTTACAAAAGTCGAGTGgccaagagggagagaaaagcaGCTAAAACGCTGGGAATTGCTGTGATAGCATTTCTCATTTCATGGTCACCGTACTTTATTGATACAATAATTGATGCCTTCTTAGGTTTCATCACACCcgcatatatttatgaaatattagtTTGGTTTGCTTACTATAACTCAGCAATGAACCCCTTGATTTATGCTTTCTTTTATCCTTGGTTTCGAAAAGCCATCAAACTAATTGTCAGCGGCAAAGTCTTGAGAGAGAATTCCTCaacaataaatttattttctgaatag